In one window of Scyliorhinus canicula chromosome 17, sScyCan1.1, whole genome shotgun sequence DNA:
- the LOC119951438 gene encoding zinc finger protein 239-like has product MEGKSTVHNGEKPYTCSVCGRSFSHSSGLSKHKCSHSGEKPWKCGDCGKGFGYPSELETHRYRHTGEWPLTCSTCGKGFTDSSNLLRHQRVHTGERPFTCSVCTKTFTQQSHLQTHRRVHTGERPFTCSKCGLRLIDSSALLKHQRIHSGERPFKCSDCGQCYKTSGNLLSHQRVHTDERPFRCSQCGTGFKWSSQLTAHQRVHTGERPFTCPECGKGFTQLPHLQRHQRIHIRKRLFTSRSVGRDSLSHLTV; this is encoded by the coding sequence atggaaggaaaaagcaccgtTCACAATGGGGAAAAACCCTatacgtgttctgtgtgtggacgaagcTTCAGCCATTCATCTGGCTTGTCAAAACACAAGTGCAGCCACTctggggagaaaccgtggaaatgtggggactgtgggaaaggatttggtTACCCGTCTGAACTGGAAACTCATCGATACCGTCACACTGGAGAGTGGCCACTCACTTGCTCgacgtgtgggaaaggattcactgatTCCTCGAATCTcctgagacatcagcgagttcacactggggagagaccatttacctgctctgtgTGTACAAAAACATTTACACAACAATCCCACCTGCAAACAcaccggcgagttcacactggggagaggccgttcacctgctccaaatgtggtttGAGATTAATTGATTCATCTGCACTGCtcaaacaccagcgaattcacagtggggagagaccTTTTAAGTGCTCAGACTGTGGGCAGTGCTATAAAACCTCTGGAAACCTGctgtcccatcaacgtgttcacactgacgagagaccgttcagatGCTCGcaatgtgggactgggttcaagtGGTCATCTCAACTCActgcacatcagcgagttcacactggggagaggccgttcacctgcccggagtgtgggaagggattcactcagttaccccacctgcagagacaccagcgaattcacattcGGAAGAGACTGTTCACATCccggagtgtgggaagggattcactcagtcatctgacCGTCTGA